One Flavobacterium sp. 90 DNA segment encodes these proteins:
- a CDS encoding nickel-dependent hydrogenase large subunit, which translates to MAERIVVDPITRIEGHLRAEVEISDGTIQEAFLSSTMVRGLENIVKDRNPKDVWAFVQRTCGVCTSTHATASVRAVEDALGIVVPPNAEIVRNIMLGALYMHDHVVHFYHLHAFDWVDVLSGLNADPVKTSQIAQSISNWPKSSPGYFSDLQKRLKKFVASGQLGIFANGYWGHPQMKLPPEVNLMATAHYLEALEWQKEIVKVHAIFGGKNPHPNFLVGGMACSINLDDASGLNAERLAFVRQLLEDGKRFVEQVYLPDVLAIAGYYKDWGAIGGFHNFMTFGDFPTQGHNNTNIDTFKFPSGVILNKDLTKVHDLDLRDLKTVEEYVNNSWYDYEGDGKSGRQPWAGETKINYTGPKPPYTHLNVDEKYSFIKTPRWKGHAMEAGPLARMLVGYASGRDEFKEIIDSALSKLQLPASALFSTLGRTAARALESQLVANWNLEFFDNLIENIKKGDTKMANMEKWETSTWPKEAQGVGLVEAPRGALSHWIVIKDAKVANYQQVVPSTWNASPRDPKGQRSPYESSLLNTPVADPELPLEIIRTIHSFDPCIACAVHLYDEKGDIIKEVNDISICTI; encoded by the coding sequence ATGGCAGAGAGAATAGTTGTAGACCCAATTACCAGAATAGAAGGCCATCTAAGGGCCGAAGTAGAAATTTCAGATGGTACGATTCAAGAGGCTTTTCTTTCCTCAACAATGGTTAGAGGTCTGGAAAATATTGTTAAGGACAGAAACCCAAAAGATGTTTGGGCATTTGTACAAAGAACTTGTGGCGTTTGTACTTCAACTCATGCGACTGCATCTGTGAGAGCGGTTGAAGATGCACTTGGTATTGTGGTACCGCCTAATGCAGAGATTGTCAGAAACATTATGTTGGGAGCTTTATATATGCACGATCACGTAGTTCATTTTTACCATCTTCATGCCTTTGACTGGGTAGATGTTTTGAGTGGTTTAAATGCTGATCCTGTAAAAACTTCCCAAATAGCACAATCTATTTCGAATTGGCCCAAAAGTTCACCAGGCTATTTTTCAGATTTACAGAAAAGGCTGAAAAAATTTGTTGCCAGTGGACAATTAGGAATTTTCGCCAATGGTTATTGGGGGCATCCTCAAATGAAATTACCGCCAGAAGTTAATCTAATGGCTACTGCGCACTATCTTGAAGCACTAGAATGGCAAAAAGAAATTGTAAAGGTTCACGCTATTTTTGGAGGTAAAAATCCGCATCCTAATTTTCTGGTTGGAGGAATGGCTTGTTCTATAAATCTTGACGATGCAAGCGGATTAAATGCTGAAAGATTAGCTTTTGTCAGACAGTTATTAGAAGATGGAAAACGATTTGTAGAGCAAGTTTACCTTCCGGATGTTTTGGCTATTGCAGGTTATTATAAAGATTGGGGAGCGATTGGAGGTTTCCATAATTTTATGACTTTTGGAGATTTTCCAACGCAAGGGCATAATAATACTAATATTGATACTTTCAAATTTCCATCGGGTGTTATTCTAAATAAAGATTTGACAAAAGTTCACGATTTAGATCTAAGAGACCTAAAAACCGTTGAAGAATATGTCAATAATTCGTGGTACGATTATGAAGGAGATGGAAAATCCGGAAGACAACCCTGGGCAGGAGAAACCAAAATAAATTACACAGGTCCAAAACCTCCTTACACACATTTGAATGTGGATGAAAAATACAGTTTTATCAAAACACCTAGATGGAAAGGTCACGCTATGGAAGCAGGTCCACTGGCAAGAATGCTGGTAGGATATGCATCCGGAAGAGACGAATTCAAAGAAATTATAGATTCGGCCTTATCAAAATTACAACTTCCTGCTTCAGCATTATTTTCGACTTTAGGACGTACTGCAGCAAGAGCTTTGGAATCACAATTGGTAGCCAATTGGAATCTGGAGTTTTTTGATAATCTAATCGAAAACATCAAAAAAGGTGATACTAAAATGGCCAATATGGAAAAATGGGAAACCTCAACATGGCCAAAAGAAGCACAAGGTGTTGGACTTGTAGAAGCACCAAGAGGAGCTTTAAGTCACTGGATTGTGATAAAAGATGCCAAAGTAGCCAATTATCAACAAGTAGTTCCTTCAACGTGGAATGCTTCTCCAAGAGATCCTAAAGGTCAACGGTCTCCCTATGAAAGCAGTTTATTAAATACACCTGTAGCAGATCCTGAATTACCTCTTGAAATTATTAGAACCATACATTCATTTGATCCATGTATTGCCTGTGCAGTGCATTTGTACGATGAAAAAGGCGATATCATCAAAGAAGTAAACGACATTTCTATTTGTACTATTTAA
- a CDS encoding hydrogenase small subunit has translation MEDKNKVYETYYNSIERQGYSRRDFLKFVAYIGAYMGVQSSAIGQITKALESTPRLPVIWEHFQECTCCSESFIRSDHPIVADIILDKISLDYTLTLMAASGHQAEAAKKATMDKYKGEYILCVEGSIPMGADGNYCCIGGRSAIEILKESAAGAKAIIAWGSCATSGCIQAAKPNPTGAVPIHKIITDKPIINVPGCPPIGEVMAGIIVHIVAFGKFPELDSAGRPKAFYSKRVHDSCYRRPYFDAGLFAENFDDENAKKGYCLYKVGCKGPSTYNACGNMKWNGGVSYPIQSGHGCIGCSAKDFWDAGSFYSRDSSITPGNIEANADTLGKIALGGVAAGIAAHAVLSNISKKEELNHRINQGTENEKHLDDL, from the coding sequence ATGGAGGATAAAAACAAAGTCTACGAAACCTATTATAATAGTATCGAAAGACAAGGTTACAGCAGAAGAGATTTTTTAAAATTTGTTGCTTACATAGGCGCATACATGGGGGTTCAAAGTTCTGCAATTGGTCAAATTACCAAAGCATTAGAAAGTACTCCGCGACTTCCCGTTATTTGGGAACATTTTCAGGAATGTACTTGCTGTAGCGAATCTTTTATTCGTTCTGACCATCCTATTGTTGCTGATATAATTCTGGATAAAATCTCTCTGGATTATACTTTAACCTTAATGGCGGCTTCAGGTCATCAGGCAGAAGCAGCTAAAAAAGCTACAATGGACAAATATAAAGGAGAATATATTCTTTGTGTTGAAGGCTCAATACCAATGGGAGCTGATGGAAATTACTGCTGTATTGGCGGAAGAAGTGCAATTGAGATTCTTAAAGAATCTGCGGCTGGAGCCAAAGCAATTATCGCTTGGGGAAGTTGCGCAACATCTGGTTGCATACAAGCTGCAAAGCCAAATCCTACCGGTGCAGTGCCAATTCATAAAATTATTACCGATAAACCTATTATAAATGTTCCGGGCTGTCCGCCAATTGGTGAAGTTATGGCTGGAATTATTGTGCATATTGTTGCATTCGGAAAATTCCCGGAACTGGATAGCGCCGGTCGTCCTAAAGCTTTTTATTCGAAAAGAGTTCACGACAGCTGTTACCGAAGACCCTATTTTGATGCCGGATTATTTGCCGAAAATTTCGACGACGAAAATGCCAAAAAAGGCTATTGCTTGTATAAAGTAGGCTGCAAAGGACCAAGCACTTATAATGCTTGCGGAAACATGAAATGGAATGGTGGCGTAAGTTACCCTATTCAGTCCGGGCATGGTTGTATTGGTTGTAGTGCCAAAGACTTTTGGGATGCCGGAAGTTTCTATTCAAGAGATTCCTCTATAACTCCGGGTAATATTGAAGCTAATGCTGATACTTTGGGCAAAATCGCTTTGGGTGGAGTTGCCGCAGGAATTGCAGCTCACGCTGTTCTTTCGAATATATCCAAAAAAGAAGAACTAAATCATAGAATCAATCAGGGAACTGAAAACGAAAAACACTTAGACGATTTATAA
- the hypB gene encoding hydrogenase nickel incorporation protein HypB, protein MCTTCGCSSDENEIRFTKIGEKQSHSHSHSGHYLHHHDHEDHHHEQHHDHDHDHDDHDHHHHNHNHSHSHSHEINIVQLEKDILYKNQLTAERNRGFFEALNIFSVNLVSSPGSGKTSLLERTIADLKDKIAFSVIEGDQQTTNDADRIHKLNVPVIQINTGKGCHLDSEMISRAVKELKPVQDSILMIENVGNLVCPAMFDLGELKRIVIISVTEGEDKPLKYPDMFSGSQICIINKIDLLPYLIFDLEKLKEYARKVNPHLTFFEVSAASGEGLQAWYDYLTESIKQ, encoded by the coding sequence ATGTGTACCACTTGCGGATGTAGTTCTGATGAAAACGAAATAAGATTTACCAAGATAGGAGAGAAGCAGTCGCATTCTCATTCCCATTCTGGTCATTATCTCCATCACCATGATCATGAAGATCATCATCATGAGCAACATCACGATCACGATCATGACCATGATGATCATGATCATCATCACCACAATCATAATCATTCGCACAGTCATTCTCACGAAATAAATATTGTACAGCTTGAAAAAGATATTTTGTACAAAAACCAATTGACTGCAGAAAGAAACAGAGGTTTTTTTGAAGCTTTGAATATTTTTTCAGTCAATTTAGTGAGTTCTCCAGGTTCAGGAAAAACATCTTTATTAGAAAGAACAATTGCAGACTTAAAAGATAAAATTGCTTTTTCTGTAATCGAAGGGGATCAGCAAACTACAAACGACGCCGATAGAATTCATAAGTTAAATGTTCCCGTAATTCAGATTAATACTGGAAAAGGCTGTCATCTTGATAGCGAAATGATATCGCGAGCGGTAAAAGAATTAAAACCGGTTCAGGATTCTATTTTAATGATCGAAAATGTTGGGAATTTAGTTTGTCCTGCGATGTTTGATTTGGGCGAATTAAAACGAATTGTAATTATATCCGTTACCGAAGGCGAAGACAAACCGCTTAAATATCCGGATATGTTCTCAGGATCTCAAATCTGTATTATCAATAAAATTGACTTATTACCATATCTGATATTTGACTTAGAAAAACTAAAAGAATACGCCAGAAAAGTAAACCCACATTTGACTTTCTTTGAGGTTTCGGCTGCATCGGGAGAAGGTTTGCAAGCTTGGTATGATTATTTGACAGAATCTATAAAACAATAA
- a CDS encoding HypC/HybG/HupF family hydrogenase formation chaperone gives MCLAVPGRLEKVTIELDETFRIGIVSFEGITKEVNLALVPEAREGDYLLVHVGAAIGIIDEEEAKRTMEILKQMGEDLIFEDE, from the coding sequence ATGTGTTTAGCAGTTCCCGGAAGACTTGAAAAAGTAACAATAGAACTTGATGAAACTTTCAGAATAGGAATTGTTTCTTTTGAAGGTATTACTAAAGAAGTCAATCTGGCATTGGTTCCCGAAGCCAGAGAAGGAGATTATCTTTTAGTTCATGTTGGTGCAGCCATTGGAATCATTGATGAAGAAGAAGCCAAAAGAACGATGGAGATTTTAAAACAAATGGGGGAAGATTTAATTTTTGAAGATGAATAA
- the hypE gene encoding hydrogenase expression/formation protein HypE: MNKKSEVIHLHHGSGGEHMTKLLNEVIFKILKNDILEVRHDGAFLNMSGNLAFSTDSYVISPVFFKGGNIGELAVNGTVNDLSMCGAIPKYLSLALIIEEGFGLDEFTQIIKSIKQAADKANVQIVTGDTKVVERGKGDQIYINTSGIGVVHEKANIKTQNIQENDVIIINGPIASHGMAIMSEREGLEFESDILSDTTNLNHTVLELIEQFGDKIHFLRDATRGGLASVLHEITTEINLGISLCEDKIKVENQVKSACELLGLDPLYVANEGIFVCVAAPEIKDEVLAILQKVNSNASAIGFVTAEFPSKIIIESSFGGKRVVNPLVGEQLPRIC, from the coding sequence ATGAATAAAAAATCTGAAGTGATTCATTTACATCACGGGAGTGGTGGTGAACATATGACTAAATTGCTAAATGAGGTAATTTTTAAAATCTTAAAAAATGATATTTTAGAAGTACGTCATGATGGTGCATTTTTAAATATGTCTGGAAATCTGGCCTTTTCAACAGATAGTTATGTTATTTCTCCGGTATTTTTTAAAGGAGGAAATATTGGTGAACTCGCTGTAAATGGGACTGTAAATGATTTGTCAATGTGTGGTGCAATTCCTAAATATCTTTCTTTGGCTTTAATTATAGAAGAAGGTTTTGGCTTAGATGAATTTACTCAAATTATTAAGTCTATAAAACAAGCGGCTGATAAAGCAAATGTTCAAATTGTTACCGGAGACACCAAAGTAGTTGAAAGAGGAAAAGGAGATCAAATTTATATTAATACTTCCGGAATTGGAGTTGTTCATGAAAAAGCCAATATCAAAACTCAAAACATTCAGGAAAATGACGTTATCATTATAAACGGACCAATAGCTTCGCACGGAATGGCGATTATGTCTGAGCGTGAAGGATTGGAGTTTGAAAGTGATATTTTGAGTGATACAACCAATCTTAATCATACAGTTTTAGAATTAATAGAACAATTTGGAGATAAAATTCATTTTCTAAGAGATGCAACTCGCGGTGGATTAGCTTCTGTTTTACATGAAATAACAACAGAAATTAACTTAGGAATTTCTCTTTGTGAAGACAAAATAAAAGTAGAAAATCAGGTAAAAAGCGCTTGCGAATTATTAGGTTTAGATCCATTATATGTGGCTAATGAAGGAATTTTTGTTTGTGTTGCAGCTCCTGAAATTAAAGATGAGGTTTTGGCAATTTTACAAAAAGTAAACTCAAACGCTTCGGCAATAGGTTTTGTTACTGCTGAATTTCCCTCAAAAATAATTATCGAAAGTTCCTTTGGAGGTAAAAGAGTTGTAAATCCTTTAGTAGGAGAACAGTTGCCACGAATTTGTTAA
- a CDS encoding hydrogenase maturation nickel metallochaperone HypA translates to MHELSVVTSIVKIVQQEVDKIKGKKALELYLEIGKLSGVEITSFHFIWPQCIYGSVLSDVKLFIDEPVGKARCAECETEFHINKSFDSCPNCDSPFKEIIAGKELKIKKIIIK, encoded by the coding sequence ATGCATGAGCTTTCTGTAGTGACTTCAATTGTGAAAATTGTTCAACAAGAAGTAGATAAAATAAAAGGTAAAAAAGCTTTAGAACTTTATCTGGAAATTGGAAAATTGTCCGGAGTTGAAATAACTTCTTTTCATTTTATATGGCCGCAATGCATTTATGGAAGTGTTTTAAGCGATGTAAAATTATTTATCGACGAACCAGTTGGTAAAGCCAGATGTGCCGAATGTGAAACTGAATTTCATATCAATAAAAGTTTTGACAGTTGTCCCAATTGTGATAGTCCGTTTAAAGAAATTATTGCAGGTAAAGAGTTGAAAATTAAGAAAATAATCATTAAATAA